TTAAAACGGTGTACTTCGGCTGTTCTCTTACTGATGTCTAAAGCTTCTGCAATTTCTTTATTTCCCTTTCCTGATAATAAAAGTGTAAGGATTTCTTTTTCTCTTTTTGTAATCATCATTTCTTCACCCAAAGTTTGTTTAGGTTCTAATGATGCAGACGAGTTTGTCAATTGACCAATTAAGATTGAAGAAATGTCGCCGCTAAAATATTTTCCTCCAGCAGAAACACTGTGAAGTGCTTTTAGAAATTCTTCTTTTGAAGAACCTTTTAGTAAATAACCATCGGCTCCGGCTTTTATAGATTTCAATACATATTCTTCCGATTCGTGCATCGAAAGCATAATGATTTTTACACTATTATTTTCGCTTCTAAGTTTTTCTACTAGTTCGATACCAGTAAGATTTGGCATTCTAATATCAGCTATAAGTAAATCCGGTTTTGTTTCGCCAACCACTTCAAGTGCATCTGCACCATCAATAGCTTCGCCTACAACCTCGATGTTTGCTTCGTTTTCCAGTAAAGATTTGATTCCGTCTCGAACAAAAACATGGTCATCTGCTAATACTACACGAATGATATTACTCATAGTTTACTTAATTTTGATTCTGGATTTTTACGTATATTCATCTATAAAGAAGATGCTAATATACGTACTTTTTTTTATTTTAAATTCTAATTTACGAAATTCCAAACTCCAAGATTAAAAAATCATTAGAAATCTACGGGCAAGTTTCAATGACGAAATTCGAAATTCCAAATATTGTTGCGTTTAATTTTGTAAAAGTTTTAAACTTAGACAAAGTTTTTACACTCCAGTTTGTCATTCCGAGGAACGAGGAATCTCACGCGGGATTCTACAAAGATTGGTGATTTAGATTGTGGAATTTCTAGTGCGATTTCTCCTTTCAGTCGAAATGACAAACTGCTGAAATTCTAGGCCTCTTTTGAAAACGTTTGCCCGCGAGAGGGATAGGAGCAATCCGCCGCGGCGGAGCGGATAGCCCGACAGCATCCCGATAAAAAGGGGTATAAGCGCAAAGAGAAGTACCCTTTTTATCGGGATGGTGGCTCGCCCTGATTAATGAGATAATTAGTTAATTAGTTAATGTGTCAATTAGAAAATTAGATAATTGTTCTTTACTGCTCTGAGTAATTATCTAATTATCAAATTGGCACATTGCCACATTATTTTAGAATTGGGATGTTGAACGTAATCCTAGTTCCTTCTCCAGGAATCGAATTCATAAACACACGACCATTAATGTATTGGATTCTTTCTTTCATGAATAAAAGTCCCATTCCGGATTCGCTGTTGCGTTTTTTGTCGACTGAATTAACGTCGAAGCCTTTTCCGTTGTCGTCTACTATGATACTTAGAAGTGTTTCGCTATGCGAAAGTTGTACAATAATATGTGACGATTCGGCGTATTTTATGGCGTTGTTAATTGCTTCTTGCGTAAGACGGTAAATATTGATTTCGATTAAGGAATCTAAACGCTGGTCAAAATCGGTTTTATTGTAAAAAAGGATTTCTTTTCCGGTTAGTTTAGAAAGTTCCTGTGTCAATTTTGAAAGCGACGAAACGATTCCGTGATCGCTCAATTCCGGAGGCATCAGGTTGAAAGTTGCCGTGCGGACACCTTTTATAATATCCAAAGAAAGCTTCTTTAAATACTCAATTTTTTGCTCCGATTTTTCTCTGTCATCCAGATTGATGCTTTCTAAACTGAATTTTAATCCCGTCAGCATTTGGCCGATTCCGTCGTGAATTTCTTTGGCGATTCGGTTTTGTTCGTTTTCTTGATTTTCAACGATTTTGCTCGAAATAATCTTCTGCTGATTGATTTTTTCGGTTGTGTTTTCAAGGTTCAAACGTTCCACTTCACGTTGTGCTTTTTTGCGTTCGGTGATGTTGAAACAAACGATTAAAAGCTCCAATTCGTCTTTTTTGATCATTACGGGAACCATCGACAAATCGAGCCAGATTTCTTTTTCGTCTTTATTGATGATTTTCATTTCGCCCTGCCAGCCACTTCTTTGTTTTTCGAAGATTAAACGGTCAAAATTAAGCTGTTCTTTTTCATCTTCTGTTAGTACTTCAGAGAATTTTTTGTTGGATGAAAACTTGGTGTAATTTAAAAGTTTGGCGAATTTTTCTCCGATATGAATGATCGAACCGTCTGGCGTAATTCGGCAATAGAGAAGCGTATTTTCCATTGCATAATTGAGCGATTTTAACTCTTTTACCGAGTTTTCCTTGATTTCGCTTAATATTTCGGTGTCGTATGCGAGTTTTAAAGCTTTCTTTTCTGAAGACAGAAGTTTGGCAATTAATCTTTCGATTTTCTTGTTGGTTGGTTTGAAAATGAAGAAGAATTCTAAAAGCAGAACCAAAAGGGTAAAACCGAAAATCCAATATTCGATTCGGCGTTGTTCGGTTACTTTTTCGTGTGCTTCAAGATCGTATTGCGTTACAATCTGATTCATTTTTGAAAGGAAAACCCCTTCGTTTTTCAATATGATCTGAACCAGTTTTTGGTTTTCAATTTTCTTGTTTTTATCTTTTAAGTTTGAAATTAATATATGAGAAGCATTGAAAATTCTATTAAAATTTGGTTCTATTTCAAGATATAATCGATTTAAGATTTCACTTTTTTGATGTGGAAAACCCAAACTGTCACTTCCGTTTTCAAGTGCATCATGATTGTCTTTCCAAAGTTTTAAAACCTCTTTTAAGTGCGAAGTTTTTTTGGCTGTAGCCGAATCTGAAACGTAATGTAAAATCAGTACTTCTTTGACAATTTTCTGGCTCAGCATTCTCTGTTTTCCAGAAAAATTGATAATCTTAGAATCGCTTAATTGCTGATTCAGATTGTATTGTACCAAAAACTGACTAATAATTATGGTTAAGGCAATAGTAAGAAGCGCAAAAAAATACAGTCGGCGTAAATTTTTGAAAGTAATTTTTTCTGCTTCTTGATTGTCCTTTTTCATATTTTTTACAATCCTAAAGAAGCTTTTATTAGGTTTAAGTTTTCTTCAGAATAGTTGATTTTTAGAGCTTCCTGATGTCCTTTGTCCGACATTTTATCCCAAGTTTTCTTGATGATGTTTTTCAGTTTTTCATCATCATGTTTTTCTACAAAAGGTTCTAAGTAGTATTCTAAAAATACCAAACAAATTACATCCTCTAATAATTGGGTCTCGGCGTCTTTTTTAAGTAATTTTTTTTCAATTAAGAAAGAAACACGATCGATAAAAGTTTGATTATATCCGGCTTTTTCTAATATTCCGGCAGTAGTTTTGGCGTGGAATTTTTTTAGTTCTTCTCTCCATTTTAAGTAACCAATACGATCCATCGGATAGGATTCGCGTGCCACTTTCCAACGACAGATGTGCTGTGCTTTTGAGGCAATCTGAACTTCTTCTGAAGCGTTTGGTTCAAACTGCATCAGTTTTTCATACATCCTGTTTGAATACAGTAATTCTTTTGGATATTCTGTGTTTTGGTCTAATTCGATATTCGGATCTTGAGCATTTTCAGCATCAATCCATTCACTTGCTTTTTGAAAAGGTGTAGTCATTTTTTGGTTGGGTAATAGATTTTCAAAGATACGGAATTAAGTGAGAAAGTAGATAGGGAGATGAAAGAAGCAAGAAGAAAGATTTGAAAAACTTTGAGCAATCTTTCTTCTTTCTTCTTTCTTCTTTCTTCTTTCTTCTTCACATCTATAAAAAAGTCTAATCTACGAACCCCACAAAAACTTCGTTTTCTACAATCTTAACAGGGTACGTTGCAATACTGTAATCTTCACCGTTTAAGTTTGAACCATCAACCAATGAAAATGTTTTTTTATGCATCGGGCAGGCGATTTTCGGAATATCATCAGCAGAACCTGTCATTCCTCTTGAAAGCACCATTTCCATTTTGTGCGGACATGCATTTTGGCAAGCGTACCATGCATTACGACGGGCAAAATTGAAAATTGCAATTTGCTTGTTTTTGTATTTGATGCATCCGCCTCGGTTGGTTGGAAAATCTTCTACTTTACCAGCTTTGAACCAAATTGTTGCGTCGCTTGCGTGAACTGTTTCGTATTGATTTAAGATTTCTTCCATTTTGATTGAGTTTTGGGTTTCTGTTTCTTAGCCCTCTTTTACAATCATGAGAGTTATGATGGCGCAGTAAAAAGAGGGTAAGAAGGACAGCAAACGTTTAATTGTTTTTTTCTTTTTTTGGAGCTTTGTTGATGAAATTGCTCGCAAAGTCGCAAAGTCGCGAAGTTTTTTTCTTAAGTTTTTAATAATTTAATTTTGCGACTTGGCGTCTTTGCGAGATTAAAAACAGTTTTTTGTTTTATTTCTTTTAAATTTTTTGTCTAAGACCAAGCTTTTGGCATCTTTTGATCTCTTAACGGAACAAAAGCGATATTGTCGTCTTTTTCGTCAGAGTTTACGAAATGGTTGAAACGTTTCATTAATCTTGGTTTTTCCAGAACTTGTTTCCATTCGCATTCGAAAGTGTTAACCATAGTCTGCATTTCAGCTTCAAGGGTTTCGCAGATTCCTAAACTGTCTTCGATGATTACTTGTTTTAAATATTCTAAACCTCCATCTAGTTTTTCTAGCCAAGTTGAAGTTCTAATCAGTGGACCAGCAGTGCGGATGTAATACATTAAAAAACGATCCATGTATTTAATTACGGTTTCTTTGTCGATTTTCTCGGCCAAAAGAACCGCGTGTTTTGGATTTGCCCCGCCATTTCCGGCGATGTATAAATTCCATCCGCCTTCAACAGCGATTAATCCGAAATCTTTTCCGCGTGCTTCGGCGCATTCGCGAATACAGGCCGAGACTCCGCCTTTTAATTTATGCGGAGAACGAATTCCTTTGTATCTGTTTTCTAGTTCGATGGCAAATCCGGCGCTGTCGTCCATTCCGTAACGGCACCAGGCATTTCCAACACAACTTTTTACGGCACGAAGCGATTTTCCGTAAGCGTGACCGCTTTCAAAACCATTATCGATTAAGATTTTCCAGATTTTTGGCAAATCACTTAAATGTGCTCCAAATAAATCAACTCTTTGTGCTCCGGTGATTTTTGTGTATAAATCGAATTGTTTGGCTACTTCGCCAATTACGATTAATTTCTCTGCAGTAATTTCACCTCCAGCCACTCTTGGAACAACAGAATACGTTCCGTTTCGTTGAATATTAGCCAAAAATCTATCGTTTGTATCTTGAGTCGTTACGTGTTTATTCGCTGTATCATTGTAAATACTGGAGAAAATAGAAGCAACAACTGGTTTGCAGACTTCGCATCCGTCGCCTTTTCCGTGATGATCCAGAACGTCGTAGAAATTCTCGTATTTATTGATTTTTACTAAATCGAATAATTCCTGACGTGTATAGCTGAAGTGCTCGCAGATTACTTCTTTTACTTCTTTTCCTAAAGATTTTTGAGTTGCTTTTACCAAATCAGA
This portion of the Flavobacterium gelatinilyticum genome encodes:
- a CDS encoding PAS domain-containing sensor histidine kinase, whose protein sequence is MKKDNQEAEKITFKNLRRLYFFALLTIALTIIISQFLVQYNLNQQLSDSKIINFSGKQRMLSQKIVKEVLILHYVSDSATAKKTSHLKEVLKLWKDNHDALENGSDSLGFPHQKSEILNRLYLEIEPNFNRIFNASHILISNLKDKNKKIENQKLVQIILKNEGVFLSKMNQIVTQYDLEAHEKVTEQRRIEYWIFGFTLLVLLLEFFFIFKPTNKKIERLIAKLLSSEKKALKLAYDTEILSEIKENSVKELKSLNYAMENTLLYCRITPDGSIIHIGEKFAKLLNYTKFSSNKKFSEVLTEDEKEQLNFDRLIFEKQRSGWQGEMKIINKDEKEIWLDLSMVPVMIKKDELELLIVCFNITERKKAQREVERLNLENTTEKINQQKIISSKIVENQENEQNRIAKEIHDGIGQMLTGLKFSLESINLDDREKSEQKIEYLKKLSLDIIKGVRTATFNLMPPELSDHGIVSSLSKLTQELSKLTGKEILFYNKTDFDQRLDSLIEINIYRLTQEAINNAIKYAESSHIIVQLSHSETLLSIIVDDNGKGFDVNSVDKKRNSESGMGLLFMKERIQYINGRVFMNSIPGEGTRITFNIPILK
- the nirD gene encoding nitrite reductase small subunit NirD, translated to MEEILNQYETVHASDATIWFKAGKVEDFPTNRGGCIKYKNKQIAIFNFARRNAWYACQNACPHKMEMVLSRGMTGSADDIPKIACPMHKKTFSLVDGSNLNGEDYSIATYPVKIVENEVFVGFVD
- a CDS encoding response regulator transcription factor, encoding MSNIIRVVLADDHVFVRDGIKSLLENEANIEVVGEAIDGADALEVVGETKPDLLIADIRMPNLTGIELVEKLRSENNSVKIIMLSMHESEEYVLKSIKAGADGYLLKGSSKEEFLKALHSVSAGGKYFSGDISSILIGQLTNSSASLEPKQTLGEEMMITKREKEILTLLLSGKGNKEIAEALDISKRTAEVHRFNLMKKLKVKNLMELSNKAAEYSLI
- a CDS encoding DUF4202 domain-containing protein, with protein sequence MTTPFQKASEWIDAENAQDPNIELDQNTEYPKELLYSNRMYEKLMQFEPNASEEVQIASKAQHICRWKVARESYPMDRIGYLKWREELKKFHAKTTAGILEKAGYNQTFIDRVSFLIEKKLLKKDAETQLLEDVICLVFLEYYLEPFVEKHDDEKLKNIIKKTWDKMSDKGHQEALKINYSEENLNLIKASLGL